GCCGAAACTGCTCTCTGCCGCGTCAGAACAGGGAAATCAGCATCTTCGTGCCGACCACAAACAAAATCACGGCGAAAATCCGCTTCAGTTTGTCCACGGGCAGGCTGTGCGCCAGACGCACGCCCACGGGCGCGGTCAGGACACTCATGACGGCTATGGCCACCAGGGCCGATAGCGACACATAGCCCAGGCTGTACGGTGGCAAATTGGGAGTGCCCCAGCCATTGACCACATAGCCCACTGTACCGGCCACGGCGATGGGAAAACCGATGGCGGCCGAGGTGCCAATGGCCCGATGGATGGGGATATTATGCCAGATCATGAAGGGCACGGACAAGGTGCCGCCGCCGATGCCGACCAGACTCGACACCACGCCGATAAC
This is a stretch of genomic DNA from Deltaproteobacteria bacterium. It encodes these proteins:
- a CDS encoding sulfite exporter TauE/SafE family protein, with translation MASIMFTSVSSFMAHHRRGAVDWSVVRRIVAGILVGTYLGSCVAARLSTGVLKVFFVIFLYYVCYQMLSGKKPKPSRQLPGMAGMFGVGNVIGVVSSLVGIGGGTLSVPFMIWHNIPIHRAIGTSAAIGFPIAVAGTVGYVVNGWGTPNLPPYSLGYVSLSALVAIAVMSVLTAPVGVRLAHSLPVDKLKRIFAVILFVVGTKMLISLF